A stretch of DNA from Ananas comosus cultivar F153 unplaced genomic scaffold, ASM154086v1, whole genome shotgun sequence:
GAGTATTCCCGATTTCCCAGAGTTACAAAATATGGTAACTGATAAGAATTCCACTGTAGACGTTCCTGAGAAGAGCTTCGTAGTGCCCGATCCAGAGGGGATCTATGTAAACCCTAATGCAGCCGAAGAGGACGATGTGGTGCCTATTGAATTGGATGGTTTATTATACGATGGGGACCAGAAGCTTCCAGAAATTATCGACTCTTTCTGGGAGCAATTTCTTGCAACTAGTCCTTTACTAGGCGACTCGGAGGAGGTTGAGTCGAGCGCACAGAACATGGAGCATCTCACAGAACAGATGGGGCTTCTTTCATCTGACCCCAGAGTTTGATTTCCTTTTTCGCATGTATAACTATATAAATTTGCAATCGCTGCGAAGATAATGCGGAGTACCCTGGATTTAGGATTTGTGGTATCATGGAGAGTTTTGGGGCTTACTGTGAGCTTGCGATGGCTGCTATTATATTAGAAGATTTTAATCTTCCACTTCTTACTCGTGGTCGTTTTGACAGATATCTTACTTTTGTCTTGAGTGATCTCTTTAAATGAAATCAGCGATAtgtctagatatatatatatatatgtatgtgaaaTTGCATCCATCTTCCTTTAGTGCTCATTGTGAAGTAATGAAAATTATCATGTCATGCTGCTCTGCATAACTCTTGCCGTCAGATTCTGTTAGCTGAAATTGTAAAATTTCGGATTGGCACTTGCGGTCGCCAAGATTCTGGTTCTCTATGTTTTGTTGTAACTGCTGTCCCAAAGTTGCTCGCGAGTTACGTGAAGTTGACATTGCTCGCGAGGCAAGTGATGTTGCGAGTTGTTACTCAAGCTGTACCGAAAGTCCAGTGGCTTACGAGAAAGATAGTGTGAGACTCAAAATGAGGCAGAGAGTTTCATCCCATGGTCTAAACAACTATTCTCGGGAGCTCGAGAATCTTGGCACTTCGCCTCCAAAACCAAGAGAACCAAACTCGCTGATATCTGATTTCGAAAACTCAATTCTCTGTTAGAATCCTTTTTGGGTAATTTCTTGTACCATAATCTtcaaaaaaagatattacttGTACCATAAATGGAACCCATTGTTTGTTGTATTAAATATGCAAAAATAGCTATTGTTTGTACGTCTTTCTGATTAAATTTCCACTGCACAATCTGGTATTGCAGGCGAATTGTACAAACCTAGTAAATTTCACAAtcaataaatgtataaatataaatgtttcCGTTCTGTTTAAAAGCGAAACTAAGCTTTAGGAATATTATATTTCTGGAATGCAAAGAATAAGGGCCTGTTTCGTAGATTTTGAAAAGTCGAGGATCGAATTGACATGGCATCACGCAAGTACGCAACATCGTAAATTCGTAACTTCCCTACAGCCGCATCGTGATTCGCTGACGTTCGATGGAAACAGGGAGAGCCGTTAGATCGAGGCCGAACACTTTGGTGAGGGTTCTTCCGTTCCGTCGTGGGCCGTTCTCACGCTTCCTCGTCATATATAATACTGTAGGCGAATGAGCTCTCCGGCGAGGTcatcggcgtcggcggcgagcGCGGGCCCCGGGGGCGGCGGAAGCAACGCCGGAGCCGgagacgacggcggcggcagtgGCTCCGCCTATCAGTTCCCCTCCGATCCCATCTCCGCCCTCGATCGCAAGGACGAAGCCCTCGCCGGTGAGCCCTAACACTATATCTCGACCCCTCCATTTAAATTcctcgctttttttttttttttttagccccTCTTTTTCCTTTCAAAATCGCCTCCTTAGTATGAGTAGTAtgagggtttcaaattttgattgtgTTGTGGGGTTTGGAGTGCAATTTCAGCGCTGAGATTGGAGGTAACGGCGGCGCTTCAGAAGGAGGTGAAGTCGTTGGATGAGGATAGTTGGATGTTCGCTGGCCCTCGCTCTCGAATCAACCTGATTTCAAAAACTGGTATTTTAAACCTAATTTTACACtccttgaatatatatatttggtttgCACATTATTGGGGAAAA
This window harbors:
- the LOC109704757 gene encoding class E basic helix-loop-helix protein 22-like isoform X2; its protein translation is MSSPARSSASAASAGPGGGGSNAGAGDDGGGSGSAYQFPSDPISALDRKDEALAALRLEVTAALQKEVKSLDEDSWMFAGPRSRINLISKTGGYQLKRAGRQGEMNQQVKQKRNF
- the LOC109704757 gene encoding class E basic helix-loop-helix protein 22-like isoform X1 — its product is MSSPARSSASAASAGPGGGGSNAGAGDDGGGSGSAYQFPSDPISALDRKDEALAALRLEVTAALQKEVKSLDEDSWMFAGPRSRINLISKTGGYQLKRAGRQGEMNQQVKQKRNFW